From one Mesoplodon densirostris isolate mMesDen1 chromosome 19, mMesDen1 primary haplotype, whole genome shotgun sequence genomic stretch:
- the FCAR gene encoding immunoglobulin alpha Fc receptor has product MAPRDTTLFCLVLCLGQKIQAPDGNLSIPTISATPGSVIPWNESVKILCRGTPESYLYQLEILGNSTYKVVEKKLGFQKTAEFVIKHMDTNTAGCYQCRYRKQYSWSVHSEALELVVTGLYDKPSLSTDGCLVVLPGENVSFRCSSAHISFNRFSLSKEGRAVLSQHQNGGRWGDFILGPVNLSFSGIYTCYSWYSGSPYVWSAPSDALELVVTDTTSQDYRTENLIRMGMAGLLLVVLLAILAENWLGHQVPHEEAQQDLPELSCSRQKTQTEWTFGLTPKGHQVDTRH; this is encoded by the exons ATGGCCCCCAGAGACACCACCCTCTTCTGCCTCG TGCTCTGTCTTGGCCAGAAGATTCAGGCACCGGATG GGAATCTTTCCATTCCTACCATATCTGCCACGCCCGGTTCTGTGATTCCCTGGAATGAGTCTGTGAAGATCCTGTGCCGGGGAACTCCTGAGTCTTACCTGTACCAACTGGAGATCCTGGGAAACTCCACATACAAAGTGGTGGAGAAGAAATTGGGATTTCAGAAGACAGCTGAGTTTGTCATTAAACACATGGATACAAATACTGCAGGATGTTATCAGTGCCGATACAGAAAACAGTACAGCTGGTCAGTGCATAGTGAAGCCCTGGAGCTGGTGGTGACAG GCTTGTACGACAAACCCTCCCTCTCCACTGACGGCTGCCTTGTGGTGCTGCCAGGGGAGAATGTTTCCTTCCGGTGCAGTTCAGCACACATCTCATTCAATAGattttcactgagcaaggagggAAGGGCCGTTCTGTCGCAGCACCAAAACGGGGGACGCTGGGGTGACTTCATTCTGGGTCCTGTGAACCTCAGCTTCTCAGGCATCTACACATGCTACAGTTGGTACAGTGGCAGCCCTTATGTATGGTCAGCCCCCAGTGATGCCCTGGAGCTTGTGGTCACAG ATACCACAAGCCAAGATTACAGGACGGAGAACTTGATTCGAATGGGCATGGCAGGGCTGCTCCTGGTGGTTCTCTTGGCCATTCTGGCTGAAAATTGGCTTGGCCATCAGGTTCCACACGAGGAAGCCCAGCAAGATCTGCCTGAACTGAGCTGCAGTAGACAGAAAACTCAGACAGAATGGACCTTTGGACTAACTCCAAAGGGTCACCAGGTAGACACCAGGCACTGA